From Amycolatopsis sp. cg9, one genomic window encodes:
- a CDS encoding pyridoxamine 5'-phosphate oxidase family protein, whose product MVLTKEEREEFLAQPHVGALSVVERADRAPLVVPIWYQYTPGGELWVRTGPGARKTRAIMAAGRFSLLAQRTSPTVRYVSVEGPVTRTEPDSDERSLEMASRYLPAGAAEEFVAYERKELGEHLTVFMRPEHWLSADLGPG is encoded by the coding sequence ATGGTGCTGACCAAGGAGGAACGCGAAGAATTTCTGGCGCAACCGCACGTCGGCGCGCTGTCGGTGGTCGAGCGGGCCGACCGGGCGCCGCTCGTGGTGCCCATCTGGTACCAGTACACCCCGGGCGGCGAGCTGTGGGTGCGCACCGGTCCCGGCGCGCGGAAGACCAGGGCGATCATGGCCGCTGGGCGGTTCAGCCTGCTCGCGCAGCGGACGTCGCCGACGGTCCGGTACGTCTCGGTGGAAGGGCCGGTGACGCGGACCGAGCCGGACTCCGACGAGCGGTCCCTGGAGATGGCGTCGCGGTACCTGCCGGCCGGGGCGGCCGAGGAGTTCGTGGCGTACGAACGCAAGGAGCTGGGCGAGCACCTCACGGTGTTCATGCGGCCGGAGCACTGGCTGTCGGCCGACCTGGGACCGGGGTGA
- a CDS encoding LLM class flavin-dependent oxidoreductase, which produces MQIDLFNEIQNPRPWPAGHEQLRFRQAIEQAVLADELGYGCWWQVEHHGAGEFSLSSAPELVLAALSQRTSRIRLGHSAVLAPGRFNHPIRVAERAATLDHLSGGRVELGLTRSTIPEWRLFGIEPAEARAQTQQAFEMVPKMWTSERFSHESGDYRVDDVPIGPKPLQRPHPPLWQAAASPASFEEAGRRGVGVLGTTMWESLERAGRLIGLYRAAAAACTDPVGAYVNNQVGFFTFVHCADTDEEAMRNGAAAAAAWYTVTALTFFEAATEFVRQNARNEQLLSAPDGGGLTGDFLRGETANTPSEANLLIARILQGEQVADDEVFEVLSAQDSLIVGSPETCRKKLRAYAELGIDRMMCLQQIGGIPHDKVLKSIRLIGELIPDLA; this is translated from the coding sequence ATGCAGATCGACCTGTTCAACGAGATCCAGAACCCGCGCCCGTGGCCGGCGGGGCACGAGCAGCTGCGGTTCCGCCAGGCGATCGAACAGGCCGTCCTCGCCGACGAACTCGGGTACGGCTGCTGGTGGCAGGTCGAGCACCACGGCGCGGGGGAGTTCAGCCTCTCCTCGGCGCCGGAGCTGGTGCTGGCCGCGCTGTCCCAGCGCACCAGCCGGATCCGCCTCGGCCACTCCGCGGTGCTCGCGCCGGGCCGGTTCAACCACCCGATCCGCGTCGCCGAACGCGCCGCGACGCTCGACCACCTCAGCGGCGGCCGGGTCGAGCTGGGCCTGACCCGCTCGACGATCCCGGAATGGCGCCTGTTCGGCATCGAGCCGGCCGAAGCCCGCGCCCAGACGCAGCAGGCGTTCGAGATGGTGCCGAAGATGTGGACGTCGGAGCGGTTCTCCCACGAGAGCGGCGACTACCGGGTCGACGACGTGCCGATCGGGCCCAAGCCGCTGCAGCGGCCGCACCCGCCGCTCTGGCAGGCGGCGGCGAGCCCGGCGTCGTTCGAGGAGGCGGGCCGGCGCGGGGTGGGCGTGCTGGGCACGACGATGTGGGAGTCGCTGGAACGCGCGGGCCGCCTGATCGGCCTCTACCGGGCGGCGGCCGCGGCGTGCACGGACCCGGTCGGCGCGTACGTCAACAACCAGGTCGGCTTCTTCACGTTCGTCCACTGCGCGGACACCGACGAGGAGGCGATGCGCAACGGCGCCGCGGCGGCCGCCGCCTGGTACACGGTGACGGCGCTGACGTTCTTCGAGGCGGCGACGGAGTTCGTCCGCCAGAACGCCCGCAACGAGCAGCTCCTGTCGGCCCCGGACGGCGGCGGGCTGACCGGTGACTTCCTCCGCGGCGAGACGGCGAACACCCCGTCGGAGGCGAACCTGCTGATCGCCCGCATCCTCCAGGGCGAGCAGGTCGCCGACGACGAGGTCTTCGAGGTGCTGAGCGCGCAGGACTCGCTGATCGTGGGCAGCCCGGAGACGTGCCGCAAGAAGCTGCGCGCGTACGCGGAGCTGGGCATCGACCGCATGATGTGCCTCCAGCAGATCGGCGGCATCCCGCACGACAAGGTGCTGAAGAGCATCCGCCTGATCGGCGAGCTGATCCCCGACCTGGCGTGA
- a CDS encoding SDR family NAD(P)-dependent oxidoreductase — MSLLTGKVVLVVGASSGIGADAARVFAEDGASVMLVARNEDPLAKLAAELSDHDVAHTTGDITSASGVDAFVAATVSRFGRLDGAFNNAAMGGSGRLDAVPEEDFDRIMAVNVKGTWLCLRAEVRAMTGPGSIVNVSSIGGLRGSSGMGAYQATKHAVIGLTRTAAHDFGPLGIRVNAIAPGPTETPMLAELRRTIPGGVEARIAATPLRKVGTGAEVGATAAFLLSDRASHLSGVVLPVDGGFTA; from the coding sequence ATGAGCCTGCTGACGGGGAAGGTGGTCCTGGTCGTCGGGGCCAGTTCGGGCATCGGCGCGGACGCGGCGCGGGTGTTCGCGGAGGACGGTGCTTCGGTGATGCTGGTGGCGCGGAACGAGGACCCGCTGGCGAAGCTCGCCGCGGAACTGTCCGACCACGACGTCGCTCACACGACGGGCGACATCACGTCGGCGTCCGGTGTGGACGCGTTCGTGGCGGCGACGGTCTCGCGCTTCGGCCGCTTGGACGGCGCGTTCAACAACGCGGCGATGGGCGGCAGCGGCCGGCTCGACGCCGTTCCGGAGGAAGATTTCGACCGGATCATGGCGGTGAACGTGAAGGGCACGTGGCTGTGCCTGCGCGCCGAGGTCCGCGCGATGACGGGCCCCGGTTCGATCGTGAACGTGAGCAGCATCGGCGGCCTGCGCGGCAGCTCGGGCATGGGCGCCTACCAGGCGACGAAGCACGCCGTGATCGGCCTGACCCGCACCGCGGCCCACGACTTCGGACCGCTCGGCATCCGGGTCAACGCGATCGCCCCGGGCCCGACGGAGACCCCGATGCTGGCCGAGCTGCGCCGCACGATCCCGGGCGGCGTGGAGGCCCGCATCGCGGCGACTCCCCTGCGCAAGGTGGGTACGGGCGCGGAAGTCGGCGCCACGGCGGCGTTCCTGCTGAGCGACCGGGCCAGTCACCTGAGCGGCGTGGTCCTCCCGGTGGACGGCGGCTTCACGGCGTGA
- a CDS encoding 3-keto-5-aminohexanoate cleavage protein, which yields MRPAEKVIITTAITGSVNVPSQSPHLPLSADEVADAALAAIEAGSAVVHLHAREPDGRPTPDPGVFEKIVGRITAEADAVVNITTGGASSMTMDERLAAARQLRPELASLNMGSMNFVYSGIADKVTEWRHDWEKPYVLNTYSHPFVNTFDRIEDTLRTLGAAGTRFEYECYDIGHLYSLAYFVELGLAKPPLLIQGVFGVLGGIGADHANLEHMVRIADKLFGDDYAFSAFAAGRDQLAFGTHSAWLGGHVRVGLEDSLWIGKGKLATSNAEQVRKIRAVVEDLGKPIATPADARAMLALRGGRA from the coding sequence ATGCGCCCGGCCGAAAAAGTCATCATCACCACCGCCATCACGGGCTCGGTGAACGTCCCTTCGCAGAGCCCGCACCTGCCGTTGTCCGCCGACGAAGTGGCGGACGCGGCCTTGGCAGCGATCGAAGCCGGGTCGGCCGTCGTGCACCTGCACGCCCGCGAGCCGGACGGGCGGCCGACGCCCGACCCCGGCGTGTTCGAGAAGATCGTCGGGCGGATCACCGCGGAGGCCGACGCGGTCGTCAACATCACCACCGGCGGCGCGTCGTCGATGACGATGGACGAACGGCTCGCGGCGGCGCGGCAGCTCCGGCCGGAGCTCGCGTCGCTGAACATGGGGTCGATGAACTTCGTCTACTCCGGCATCGCGGACAAGGTGACGGAGTGGCGGCACGACTGGGAAAAACCGTACGTGCTCAACACGTATTCGCACCCGTTCGTGAACACCTTCGACCGGATCGAGGACACCCTGCGGACGCTCGGTGCGGCCGGGACCCGGTTCGAGTACGAGTGCTACGACATCGGGCACCTGTACTCGCTGGCCTACTTCGTCGAGCTCGGGCTGGCGAAACCGCCGCTGCTGATCCAGGGCGTGTTCGGCGTCCTGGGCGGGATCGGCGCGGACCACGCGAACCTGGAGCACATGGTCCGGATCGCCGACAAGCTCTTCGGCGACGACTACGCCTTTTCGGCGTTCGCGGCCGGGCGCGACCAGCTGGCGTTCGGCACGCACAGCGCGTGGCTCGGCGGGCACGTGCGGGTCGGGCTGGAGGACAGCCTGTGGATCGGCAAGGGGAAGCTCGCCACGAGCAACGCCGAGCAGGTCCGCAAGATCCGGGCGGTGGTGGAGGATCTCGGCAAACCGATCGCGACCCCGGCCGACGCCCGGGCGATGCTGGCACTGCGAGGAGGACGGGCATGA
- a CDS encoding LLM class flavin-dependent oxidoreductase, with protein MTLRVPRTALSVAELDDLGHDGAVRFVRALEEFGHRMVWIPEVAGREAFTTAALVLSATEELIVGNGVARALERVPKSAGSAARDLAAGYPGRYVLGLGVSGAVRDRGIGPLPFLRSYLDGVDEVAPGVPKVLGAYSAGITRLAAERADGLITFLVTPEHTRWARETIGDLFLSVVQWAVVGRSRAEAREVARQRLAYYLTLPHQIAKLTRLGFTEADLAPPGSDRLVDALVACGTPGQVREAVRAQYDAGATQVALTLVGPLDDGKLGAYRALAELED; from the coding sequence ATGACGTTGCGGGTGCCGCGCACGGCGTTGTCGGTCGCCGAGCTGGACGACCTCGGCCACGACGGTGCCGTCCGGTTCGTGCGCGCGCTCGAAGAGTTCGGGCACCGGATGGTGTGGATCCCCGAGGTCGCCGGGCGCGAGGCGTTCACGACGGCGGCGCTGGTGCTGTCGGCCACCGAGGAGCTGATCGTCGGCAACGGCGTCGCCCGTGCGCTCGAACGCGTCCCGAAGTCGGCGGGCTCGGCGGCGCGGGACCTCGCGGCCGGCTACCCCGGGCGGTACGTGCTGGGGCTCGGGGTCAGCGGGGCGGTCCGCGACCGCGGGATCGGGCCGCTGCCGTTCCTGCGCTCCTACCTCGACGGCGTCGACGAGGTGGCGCCCGGCGTGCCGAAGGTGCTCGGCGCCTATTCGGCCGGGATCACCCGGCTCGCGGCCGAGCGGGCCGACGGGCTGATCACGTTCCTCGTCACGCCGGAGCACACCCGCTGGGCGCGCGAGACGATCGGGGACCTCTTCCTGTCCGTCGTCCAGTGGGCGGTCGTGGGCCGCTCGCGCGCCGAGGCCCGCGAAGTCGCGCGGCAGCGGCTGGCCTACTACCTGACCCTCCCCCACCAGATCGCGAAGCTGACCCGGCTGGGGTTCACCGAAGCCGACCTCGCGCCGCCGGGGTCCGACCGGCTCGTCGACGCGCTCGTCGCCTGCGGCACGCCCGGCCAGGTGCGCGAAGCCGTGCGGGCGCAGTACGACGCGGGTGCCACGCAGGTGGCGCTGACCCTGGTGGGCCCGCTCGACGACGGCAAGCTCGGCGCCTACCGCGCGCTGGCCGAATTGGAGGATTGA
- a CDS encoding HpcH/HpaI aldolase/citrate lyase family protein, with protein sequence MSGRTGGGLFTRPATPVGTWLKIASTEPAEIMAFAGFDFVVIDLEHSPLDLVTAYRLINTASASGMTPLVRVPDKTPSTIQKILDAGAMGILVPHVDTVEEAAAVGRACRFPPHGVRGAGGTSRAGAWGLKPTAGYLATGNDDVLCIPQLESVEAIKAAPEVLALDTVDAVFVGAADLSMSMGSTPASPDVLDLIASAIAAAHAAGKKCGLAFGGVPDKAARAVRDGCDFVLLSNDTTMLAEAARGLVTAFRDAAS encoded by the coding sequence GTGAGCGGGCGGACCGGAGGGGGCCTGTTCACCCGTCCCGCCACTCCCGTCGGGACCTGGCTGAAGATCGCGTCGACCGAGCCTGCCGAGATCATGGCGTTCGCCGGGTTCGACTTCGTGGTCATCGACCTCGAACACTCGCCCCTGGACCTGGTGACGGCGTACCGGCTCATCAACACGGCTTCGGCCTCGGGCATGACGCCGCTGGTGCGGGTGCCGGACAAGACGCCGTCGACGATCCAGAAGATCCTCGACGCCGGGGCGATGGGCATCCTGGTCCCGCACGTGGACACGGTCGAGGAGGCCGCGGCCGTCGGGCGGGCGTGCCGGTTCCCGCCGCACGGCGTCCGCGGCGCGGGTGGCACCAGCCGCGCCGGCGCGTGGGGGCTGAAGCCGACCGCCGGGTACCTGGCGACCGGCAACGACGACGTCCTCTGCATCCCGCAGCTGGAAAGCGTCGAGGCGATCAAGGCGGCGCCGGAGGTGCTGGCACTGGACACGGTGGACGCCGTGTTCGTCGGCGCGGCCGACCTGTCGATGTCGATGGGCTCGACACCCGCGTCGCCGGACGTGCTCGACCTGATCGCCTCGGCGATCGCGGCCGCGCACGCCGCCGGGAAGAAGTGCGGGCTGGCGTTCGGCGGGGTCCCGGACAAGGCCGCGCGGGCGGTGCGGGACGGCTGCGACTTCGTGCTGCTGAGCAACGACACCACCATGCTGGCCGAAGCCGCGCGGGGACTCGTCACCGCGTTCCGGGACGCGGCTTCATGA
- a CDS encoding DUF6282 family protein: MSPAIAAVLDGLVDMHVHSGPSPFPRRFDHVEAAQDGARIGLRAMVAKSHHHNTQMDVLAMKGRLADVKAQVFGGIALNSTVGGLNVHAVRMTLRMGGKVVWFPTISSGRHIDCHPEDGAFPTTTVPLTLDRIDIVDGEGALKPEALEILDEIKEQQAVLNGGHMYPEYIRTLFREAHARGMKRMVVSHPDFVIGADPALCRELIELGAFIEHEVGMYDPEGTQKWDPKNLLTWIEALGPEHTVLASDFGQKANPKPVDAWLRVGEALLDLGLPEKDLRRMVRDNPTYLLNLDA; the protein is encoded by the coding sequence ATGAGCCCCGCCATCGCCGCCGTCCTGGACGGCCTGGTCGACATGCACGTCCACTCCGGCCCCAGCCCCTTCCCGCGGCGGTTCGACCACGTCGAGGCCGCGCAGGACGGCGCCCGGATCGGGCTGCGCGCCATGGTCGCGAAGTCCCACCACCACAACACCCAGATGGACGTCCTCGCGATGAAGGGCCGCCTCGCCGACGTCAAGGCACAGGTGTTCGGCGGAATCGCGCTGAACAGCACGGTCGGCGGTCTCAACGTGCACGCCGTGCGGATGACGCTGCGCATGGGCGGCAAGGTCGTCTGGTTCCCGACCATCTCCTCCGGCCGGCACATCGACTGCCACCCCGAGGACGGCGCCTTCCCGACCACCACCGTCCCGCTCACCCTGGACCGCATCGACATCGTCGACGGCGAAGGCGCGCTCAAGCCCGAGGCGCTCGAGATCCTCGACGAGATCAAGGAGCAGCAGGCCGTCCTCAACGGCGGGCACATGTACCCCGAGTACATCAGGACGCTGTTCCGGGAGGCGCACGCGCGCGGCATGAAGCGGATGGTCGTCAGCCACCCCGACTTCGTGATCGGCGCCGACCCGGCGCTGTGCCGCGAGCTGATCGAGCTCGGCGCGTTCATCGAGCACGAGGTCGGCATGTACGACCCCGAGGGCACGCAGAAGTGGGACCCGAAGAACCTGCTGACCTGGATCGAAGCGCTCGGCCCGGAGCACACCGTGCTGGCGTCGGACTTCGGTCAGAAGGCCAACCCGAAGCCGGTCGACGCGTGGCTGCGCGTCGGCGAGGCGCTGCTCGACCTCGGCCTGCCGGAGAAGGACCTGCGGCGGATGGTCCGCGACAACCCGACCTACCTGCTGAACCTCGACGCCTGA
- a CDS encoding MFS transporter, protein MSTPPSAAETAARPGTPHGPDPAKVRAAVRGGTLAYFVDQFDIYLPIVVLAPATAYFQAANLSASTTALLASLVFASTLIGRPLGAVIFGHFADTVGRKRTTLVAVGGFGAITLLTACLPGHETIGMWSVGLLIALRFVDGIFLGGEYTTAVPLAMEWSPKHKRGLYASIITSTSPAAYAVIAAITLLMLQLLPSAGLHSAYVQWGWRVPFLVGALLAAVLFRYYLKQVHEPPAQLTGEKHKLPLVRLLVKYPRALGQVFVLMTGTWLATNMEAAVTPAQLKAHLDLSSKQVTLTMLVINAAAALSYPLFGMLSQRIGRRRFYIGYGFAMVVLGAGSYTLLMASGGGFGAALGFGVLIGVFTVGTFGPIAAYLTERFPASIRSTGYGVGYSLALIAPAFYQFYLQQFDGFLPAHLAPGVLIVLAGLLISLGGFLGPETKDVDMADDSTIPKLS, encoded by the coding sequence ATGTCCACACCGCCCAGCGCCGCGGAGACGGCCGCGCGACCCGGAACCCCGCACGGCCCGGACCCCGCCAAGGTGCGCGCCGCGGTGCGCGGCGGGACGCTCGCCTACTTCGTCGACCAGTTCGACATCTACCTGCCGATCGTCGTGCTGGCGCCGGCGACCGCGTACTTCCAGGCGGCGAACCTCAGCGCGAGCACGACGGCGCTGCTGGCGTCGCTGGTGTTCGCCTCGACGCTGATCGGCCGCCCGCTCGGCGCGGTGATCTTCGGCCACTTCGCCGACACCGTCGGCCGCAAGCGCACGACGCTCGTCGCGGTCGGCGGCTTCGGCGCCATCACGCTGCTGACCGCCTGCCTGCCCGGTCACGAGACGATCGGGATGTGGTCGGTCGGCCTGCTGATCGCCCTGCGCTTCGTCGACGGCATCTTCCTCGGCGGCGAGTACACGACCGCGGTGCCGCTGGCGATGGAGTGGAGCCCGAAGCACAAGCGCGGTCTCTACGCCTCGATCATCACCTCGACCTCACCGGCCGCGTACGCGGTGATCGCCGCGATCACGCTGCTGATGCTGCAGCTGCTGCCGTCGGCCGGCCTGCACAGCGCCTACGTCCAGTGGGGCTGGCGGGTGCCGTTCCTCGTCGGCGCGCTGCTGGCCGCGGTGCTGTTCCGCTACTACCTCAAGCAGGTCCACGAACCCCCGGCCCAGCTGACCGGCGAGAAGCACAAGCTCCCGCTGGTGCGCCTGTTGGTGAAGTACCCGCGCGCGCTCGGGCAGGTCTTCGTGCTGATGACCGGCACCTGGCTGGCGACCAACATGGAAGCGGCCGTGACGCCGGCGCAGCTGAAGGCGCACCTGGATCTGTCGAGCAAGCAGGTCACGCTGACGATGCTCGTCATCAACGCCGCCGCCGCGTTGTCCTACCCGCTGTTCGGGATGCTCTCGCAGCGCATCGGGCGCCGCCGGTTCTACATCGGCTACGGCTTCGCGATGGTCGTGCTCGGCGCGGGTTCCTACACCCTGCTGATGGCCTCGGGCGGCGGCTTCGGCGCGGCGCTCGGCTTCGGTGTGCTGATCGGCGTGTTCACCGTCGGCACGTTCGGCCCGATCGCCGCCTACCTGACCGAGCGGTTCCCGGCGAGCATCCGGTCGACCGGCTACGGCGTCGGCTACAGCCTCGCGCTCATCGCCCCGGCGTTCTACCAGTTCTACCTGCAGCAGTTCGACGGTTTCCTGCCCGCGCACCTCGCCCCGGGCGTCCTGATCGTGCTCGCCGGCCTGCTGATCAGCCTGGGCGGGTTCCTCGGACCGGAGACGAAGGACGTCGACATGGCCGACGACAGCACGATCCCGAAACTGTCCTGA
- a CDS encoding IclR family transcriptional regulator, whose amino-acid sequence MTKPTRSPDARADQADIQAVSRVSQILSLFDPATPEVTAGEVAERLGLNRTTAYRYCTSLVAAGLLERSNEGGYAPGGLLLQLGAFAIGHRRVVNLAPRHMQALSRATQTSVVLSLWGLTGPVVSRVEENVSTIVVVSVRVGSHLPLDTAQSKVFLAYHADQLSMERLIGTLSGTARDELRADVDRVRAVGHCSAMSTPGIVAVAAPVFDEYGICATIAIVGPDNTLSMGDDTPELRVVADTARELTHELGGHYRPDDIQRAV is encoded by the coding sequence GTGACCAAACCGACGCGGTCCCCGGACGCCCGCGCCGACCAGGCCGACATCCAGGCCGTGAGCCGGGTCAGCCAGATCCTGTCCCTGTTCGACCCGGCGACCCCCGAGGTCACCGCCGGCGAGGTCGCCGAACGCCTCGGCCTCAACCGCACGACGGCATACCGCTACTGCACTTCCCTGGTCGCGGCCGGGCTGCTGGAGCGCAGCAACGAAGGCGGCTACGCGCCGGGCGGACTCCTGCTGCAGCTGGGCGCGTTCGCGATCGGCCACCGCCGGGTGGTCAACCTGGCCCCGCGGCACATGCAGGCCCTCTCGCGGGCGACGCAGACGAGCGTCGTGCTGAGCCTGTGGGGCCTCACCGGCCCGGTGGTGTCCCGGGTCGAGGAGAACGTGTCGACGATCGTGGTGGTGTCCGTGCGCGTCGGCAGCCACCTGCCGCTGGACACCGCGCAGAGCAAGGTGTTCCTGGCCTACCACGCCGACCAGCTGTCGATGGAACGGCTGATCGGCACCCTGTCGGGGACGGCGCGCGACGAGCTGCGCGCCGACGTCGACCGGGTGCGCGCGGTCGGCCACTGCTCGGCGATGAGCACGCCGGGGATAGTGGCCGTGGCGGCGCCGGTCTTCGACGAATACGGGATCTGCGCGACGATCGCGATCGTGGGCCCGGACAACACGCTGTCCATGGGCGACGACACCCCCGAGCTGCGCGTGGTGGCCGACACCGCGCGGGAGCTCACCCACGAGCTGGGCGGGCACTACCGGCCGGACGACATCCAGCGCGCGGTGTAG
- a CDS encoding alpha-L-fucosidase: MTFRGLVLAAVVVSGTVVAVPAAGADGCGGPIRPASIMTVRACDSPDRVVAKAAAVVPRPGQLAWQQRPVTAFTHFGMNTFTDREWGSGAERETTFAPPAVDTAQWMRSLKAAGVTQVMLTAKHHDGFVLYPTRYTNHSVVASPWWLTPGCTDPARDAAEANRGQDPSAYWRARNTACANPRGDILRDYVDSARAAGLKVGVYLSPADGAELPKQFFADEVRRIEAKVAAGQPLSIEEQATYEDRASAPQGQARYGTGSAVTRRTIPTPVPHDDRAAALAAGRLPRFTVDEDDYNTYYLNQIYELFTQYGPIDELWLDGANPWRDRGISETYDFTTWFRLIHALSPDTVTFAGPAGVRWVGNEAGQARETEWSPLPTTGDPETAHNEELFLGGATAGDLGSRSVLADPSVRYLQWAPAESDVSIRPGWFFHPAEQPKSAAQLVEIHRRTVGRNSSLLLNVPPGPDGRIAAADTAALAGFGAAIARTQARNLAEGGPAAVTDASLTTAERLDRPLDVRLPRPVTFDQIRLGEDITRGQHVEGAQVQAEIGGAWQTLATVTTIGYTRLVTLPAPVTAAHLRVVVTQSRATPYLATFALYRTAA, translated from the coding sequence ATGACGTTTCGCGGTCTGGTCCTCGCGGCCGTGGTCGTTTCCGGCACCGTCGTGGCCGTCCCGGCCGCCGGGGCCGACGGGTGCGGCGGTCCCATCCGGCCCGCCAGCATCATGACCGTGCGGGCGTGCGACAGCCCGGACCGCGTGGTCGCGAAGGCCGCGGCCGTCGTTCCGCGCCCGGGGCAGCTCGCCTGGCAGCAGCGGCCGGTCACCGCGTTCACCCACTTCGGGATGAACACCTTCACCGACCGCGAATGGGGCTCGGGTGCGGAGCGGGAGACGACCTTCGCCCCGCCGGCCGTCGACACCGCGCAGTGGATGCGGTCGCTCAAAGCCGCCGGCGTCACGCAGGTGATGCTCACCGCCAAGCACCACGACGGTTTCGTCCTCTACCCGACGCGCTACACCAACCACTCCGTCGTCGCGAGCCCGTGGTGGCTCACCCCCGGCTGCACCGACCCGGCGCGGGACGCGGCCGAGGCGAACCGCGGCCAGGACCCGTCGGCGTACTGGCGGGCGCGGAACACCGCCTGCGCCAACCCGCGTGGCGACATCCTGCGCGACTACGTCGATTCGGCGCGCGCGGCCGGGCTGAAGGTCGGCGTCTACCTGTCGCCCGCCGACGGCGCCGAGCTGCCGAAGCAGTTCTTCGCCGACGAGGTGCGGCGCATCGAAGCCAAGGTCGCCGCCGGGCAGCCGCTGAGCATCGAAGAACAGGCCACCTACGAAGACCGGGCGAGCGCGCCGCAGGGCCAGGCGCGCTACGGGACGGGCAGCGCGGTCACCCGGCGGACCATCCCGACGCCGGTGCCGCACGACGACCGGGCCGCCGCGCTCGCCGCCGGGCGGCTGCCGCGGTTCACCGTCGACGAGGACGACTACAACACCTACTACCTCAACCAGATCTACGAGCTGTTCACCCAGTACGGCCCGATCGACGAGCTGTGGCTGGACGGCGCCAACCCGTGGCGGGACCGCGGCATCAGCGAGACCTACGACTTCACGACGTGGTTCCGGCTGATCCACGCGCTGTCCCCGGACACCGTCACCTTCGCCGGGCCCGCCGGCGTGCGCTGGGTCGGCAACGAGGCCGGGCAGGCCCGTGAGACGGAGTGGAGCCCGCTGCCGACGACCGGGGATCCGGAGACCGCGCACAACGAAGAGCTGTTCCTGGGCGGCGCGACCGCCGGGGACCTCGGCTCGCGGTCGGTCCTGGCCGATCCGTCGGTGCGGTACCTGCAGTGGGCGCCCGCCGAATCCGACGTCTCGATCCGGCCCGGCTGGTTCTTCCACCCGGCCGAGCAGCCGAAGTCCGCCGCGCAGCTGGTCGAGATCCACCGCCGGACGGTCGGGCGGAACTCGTCGCTGCTGCTCAACGTCCCGCCCGGCCCGGACGGCCGGATCGCCGCCGCCGACACCGCCGCGCTGGCCGGCTTCGGGGCGGCGATCGCCCGGACGCAGGCCCGCAACCTCGCCGAAGGCGGCCCCGCCGCCGTCACGGACGCTTCGCTGACCACGGCGGAACGACTGGACCGGCCGCTCGACGTCCGGCTGCCCCGGCCGGTCACGTTCGACCAGATCCGGCTCGGCGAGGACATCACGCGCGGCCAGCACGTCGAAGGCGCACAGGTGCAGGCCGAGATCGGCGGCGCGTGGCAGACCCTCGCCACGGTGACGACCATCGGCTACACGCGGCTGGTCACCCTGCCCGCGCCGGTGACCGCCGCCCACCTGCGCGTTGTCGTCACGCAGTCCCGCGCCACGCCGTACCTGGCCACCTTCGCGTTGTACCGCACCGCCGCCTGA